A window of the Emys orbicularis isolate rEmyOrb1 chromosome 1, rEmyOrb1.hap1, whole genome shotgun sequence genome harbors these coding sequences:
- the LOC135891986 gene encoding claw keratin-like, with the protein MTFSSLCYPECGVARPSPVTGSSNEPCVRQCPDSEVVIRPSLVVVTLPGPILSNFPQQSDVAAVGAPVVGAGFGGSYGLGGLYGYGGHYGGLYGLGRLGGYGGRYGYGGLLGNGGYCGYPGLYGYGGLWGNGGHCGYPGLYGYGGLWGNGGHCGYPGLYGYGGFSGSGVSCHRYLSGSSGPC; encoded by the coding sequence atgactttctccagcctgtgctatccagaatgTGGGGTGGCCCGACCCAGTCCAGTCACTGGCAGCTCCAACGAgccgtgcgttaggcagtgccctgactccgaagtggtgatcagaccctcacTGGTTGTCGTGACCCTCCCTGGACCAATTCTCAGCAATTTCCCTCAACAGAGCGATGTGGCAGCTGTAGGAGCACCTGTGGTCGGAGCCGGTTTCGGAGGCTCCTATGGTTTGGGGGGATTGTACGGCTATGGAGGCCATTACGGAGGATTGTATGGTTTAGGGAGATTAGGTGGTTACGGTGGCCgttatggttatgggggattattgGGCAATGGGGGATACTGTGGTTACCCAGGCCtttatggttatgggggattatggggaaatgggggacactGCGGTTACCCGGGCCtttatggttatgggggattatggggaaatgggggacactGCGGTTACCCGGGCCtttatggttatgggggatttAGTGGTTCTGGGGTATCTTGCCATAGGTACCTCAGTGGAAGCAGTGGGCCATGTTAA